A window of Apium graveolens cultivar Ventura chromosome 8, ASM990537v1, whole genome shotgun sequence contains these coding sequences:
- the LOC141677209 gene encoding azadirone synthase LFS-like isoform X2 yields the protein MGVEAQLPVIDLSSSDRLATANSIHQACMDYGFFYLINHGVENELIQKALEESTNFFSLPLEEKVKLPWKDHRGYTPLYAEKLDTSLRSKGDLKETFYIGPLEDDISHLNHWPSQEILPSWRFTMELYYEKILAAGKKLTSLIALALNVEEDFFLKDGPLNPFLRLLHYPGEQGFLDEKVLGASAHSDYGMITLLVSDGVPGLQVCRDKSIEPQVWEDVHHISGAFVVNIGDMMERWTNCLYRSTLHRVIRTGQERYSMAFFLDPCPDSVVECLRSCCSEACPPRFPPIRSGDYLNERYRLTYI from the exons ATGGGCGTGGAAGCACAACTACCAGTGATAGACCTGTCTTCTTCTGATCGCTTAGCCACTGCTAACTCCATCCACCAG GCGTGTATGGACTATGGTTTCTTTTACCTCATAAATCATGGGGTAGAGAATGAGCTGATACAAAAAGCGCTTGAAGAGAGCACGAATTTTTTTTCTCTTCCACTCGAAGAGAAGGTAAAATTGCCTTGGAAGGATCACAGAGGTTACACACCACTCTATGCTGAGAAACTTGATACCTCTTTACGTTCCAAAg GTGATCTGAAAGAGACATTCTATATTGGCCCTCTAGAAGATGACATTAGCCATTTGAACCACTGGCCTTCGCAAG AAATATTACCATCTTGGAGATTCACAATGGAACTATACTATGAAAAAATCCT GGCCGCTGGAAAAAAGTTGACCTCTCTGATTGCTTTGGCGTTAAACGTGGAAGAAGACTTCTTTCTAAAAGATGGGCCCCTGAACCCTTTTCTTCGGTTATTACACTATCCAG GTGAACAGGGTTTTTTGGATGAAAAGGTTTTAGGTGCATCAGCTCATTCAGATTATGGAATGATCACTCTTTTAGTGAGTGATGGTGTTCCTGGACTTCAG GTATGCAGAGACAAATCTATAGAGCCCCAGGTCTGGGAGGATGTTCATCACATTAGTGG GGCCTTTGTGGTTAACATTGGAGACATGATGGAGAGGTGGACTAATTGCCTGTATCG ATCAACACTGCACAGAGTGATTCGAACAGGACAAGAACGATATTCT ATGGCTTTCTTTCTTGATCCATGCCCGGACAGTGTCGTTGAGTGCCTGAGAAGCTGCTGCAGTGAGGCATGTCCTCCAAG GTTTCCACCGATTCGGAGCGGGGACTACCTAAACGAGAGGTATAGACTTACATATATCTAG
- the LOC141677208 gene encoding azadirone synthase LFS-like: protein MAKKDLELAVIDLSCSDRVATANSIHQACMDTGFFYLINHGVENELIQKALEESRNFFSLPLEEKMKVAWKEHRGYTPLCSERLDTSLRSTGDLKETIYIGPLEDDKSYLNQWPSREILPFWRFTMELYYEKVRDAGRRLISLIALALNLEEDFFVKVGPLDPFLRLLHYPGEQGSLDEQVLGASAHSDYGMMTLLMTDGIPGLQVCREKSKQPQVWENVHHISGAFVVNIGDMMERWTNCLYRSTLHRVIRTGQERYSMAFFLNPFQDSVVECLKSCCTEASPPRFPPIRSGDYLKERYRAHSMANIEYDATA from the exons ATGGCCAAGAAGGATTTGGAACTAGCAGTGATAGACCTGTCTTGTTCTGATCGTGTAGCCACTGCCAACTCCATCCACCAG GCATGTATGGACACTGGTTTCTTTTATCTCATTAATCATGGCGTAGAGAACGAGTTAATACAAAAAGCGCTTGAAGAGAGCAGGAATTTTTTTTCTCTTCCCCTTGAAGAGAAGATGAAAGTGGCTTGGAAGGAGCACAGAGGTTACACTCCACTTTGTTCAGAGAGACTAGATACCTCTTTACGTTCCACAG GTGATCTGAAAGAGACAATCTATATTGGTCCCCTAGAAGATGATAAAAGCTATTTGAACCAGTGGCCTTCACGAG AAATATTACCATTTTGGAGATTCACAATGGAACTTTACTATGAAAAAGTCCG GGATGCTGGAAGAAGGTTGATCTCTCTGATTGCATTGGCATTAAATCTGGAAGAAGACTTCTTTGTAAAAGTTGGCCCCCTGGATCCTTTTCTTCGTCTACTCCACTATCCAG GTGAACAAGGTTCTTTGGACGAACAGGTTTTAGGTGCATCAGCTCATTCGGATTATGGAATGATGACTCTTCTAATGACTGACGGGATTCCTGGACTTCAG GTATGTAGGGAAAAATCTAAGCAGCCACAGGTCTGGGAGAATGTACACCACATCAGTGG GGCTTTTGTAGTTAACATTGGAGACATGATGGAGAGGTGGACTAATTGCCTGTATCG ATCAACACTTCACAGAGTGATTCGAACAGGACAAGAACGATATTCT ATGGCTTTCTTTCTCAATCCATTCCAAGACAGTGTGGTAGAATGCCTTAAAAGTTGCTGCACTGAGGCATCTCCTCCAAG GTTTCCACCAATTCGGAGCGGAGACTACCTAAAGGAGAGGTATAGAGCCCACAGCATGGCAAATATAGAGTATGATGCTACTGCATAG
- the LOC141677209 gene encoding azadirone synthase LFS-like isoform X1 — MGVEAQLPVIDLSSSDRLATANSIHQACMDYGFFYLINHGVENELIQKALEESTNFFSLPLEEKVKLPWKDHRGYTPLYAEKLDTSLRSKGDLKETFYIGPLEDDISHLNHWPSQEILPSWRFTMELYYEKILAAGKKLTSLIALALNVEEDFFLKDGPLNPFLRLLHYPVLGEQGFLDEKVLGASAHSDYGMITLLVSDGVPGLQVCRDKSIEPQVWEDVHHISGAFVVNIGDMMERWTNCLYRSTLHRVIRTGQERYSMAFFLDPCPDSVVECLRSCCSEACPPRFPPIRSGDYLNERYRLTYI, encoded by the exons ATGGGCGTGGAAGCACAACTACCAGTGATAGACCTGTCTTCTTCTGATCGCTTAGCCACTGCTAACTCCATCCACCAG GCGTGTATGGACTATGGTTTCTTTTACCTCATAAATCATGGGGTAGAGAATGAGCTGATACAAAAAGCGCTTGAAGAGAGCACGAATTTTTTTTCTCTTCCACTCGAAGAGAAGGTAAAATTGCCTTGGAAGGATCACAGAGGTTACACACCACTCTATGCTGAGAAACTTGATACCTCTTTACGTTCCAAAg GTGATCTGAAAGAGACATTCTATATTGGCCCTCTAGAAGATGACATTAGCCATTTGAACCACTGGCCTTCGCAAG AAATATTACCATCTTGGAGATTCACAATGGAACTATACTATGAAAAAATCCT GGCCGCTGGAAAAAAGTTGACCTCTCTGATTGCTTTGGCGTTAAACGTGGAAGAAGACTTCTTTCTAAAAGATGGGCCCCTGAACCCTTTTCTTCGGTTATTACACTATCCAG TTCTAGGTGAACAGGGTTTTTTGGATGAAAAGGTTTTAGGTGCATCAGCTCATTCAGATTATGGAATGATCACTCTTTTAGTGAGTGATGGTGTTCCTGGACTTCAG GTATGCAGAGACAAATCTATAGAGCCCCAGGTCTGGGAGGATGTTCATCACATTAGTGG GGCCTTTGTGGTTAACATTGGAGACATGATGGAGAGGTGGACTAATTGCCTGTATCG ATCAACACTGCACAGAGTGATTCGAACAGGACAAGAACGATATTCT ATGGCTTTCTTTCTTGATCCATGCCCGGACAGTGTCGTTGAGTGCCTGAGAAGCTGCTGCAGTGAGGCATGTCCTCCAAG GTTTCCACCGATTCGGAGCGGGGACTACCTAAACGAGAGGTATAGACTTACATATATCTAG